A single region of the Phycisphaerae bacterium RAS1 genome encodes:
- a CDS encoding Radical SAM superfamily protein yields MRPISNPKNAYLSEHREWLGPPPAVEVRVYEESARSILSENDSPDIPFRWSINPYRGCQHACAYCYARPTHEYLGLGAGTDFDSRITVKTNAADVLARELSRSSWRREPIVFSGVTDCYQPLEAVYQVTRRCLEVCHDFRTPVGIVTKSYLVVRDVELLARMAAASGARVYVSIAFADDARARLIDRGAPPPSRRFEALKRLADAGVPVGVMVAPLIPGLNDRDVPAVLEQAAACGAQVATYTAVRLPGTVREVFLERLREALPDAAARVEARVRDMRGGRLNDSRFGCRMNGQGVYWESVARLFEVTATRLGLNAGQRWRKASPAVRPAVRQLPLFEG; encoded by the coding sequence GTGCGGCCCATTTCGAATCCCAAAAACGCCTATCTGTCCGAACACCGCGAGTGGCTCGGGCCGCCACCGGCCGTGGAGGTGCGGGTCTACGAAGAGTCCGCTCGCTCGATCCTCTCCGAGAATGACAGCCCGGACATTCCGTTCCGCTGGAGCATCAACCCGTACCGCGGCTGCCAGCATGCGTGCGCCTATTGCTACGCGCGCCCGACGCACGAGTACCTCGGGCTCGGCGCCGGGACGGATTTCGACAGCCGGATCACGGTCAAGACCAACGCGGCCGACGTGCTGGCGCGCGAGCTGTCGCGCTCGTCCTGGCGGCGCGAGCCGATCGTGTTCTCGGGCGTGACGGACTGCTACCAGCCGCTGGAAGCGGTCTACCAGGTCACGCGCCGCTGCCTTGAGGTGTGCCACGATTTCCGCACGCCGGTCGGGATCGTCACCAAGTCCTACCTGGTCGTGCGTGATGTGGAACTGCTGGCTCGCATGGCCGCGGCCAGCGGGGCGCGGGTCTACGTGAGCATCGCCTTTGCCGATGACGCCCGCGCTCGGCTGATCGACCGCGGGGCCCCGCCGCCGTCGCGGCGATTTGAGGCGCTCAAACGCCTGGCCGACGCCGGTGTACCGGTGGGTGTCATGGTGGCCCCGCTCATCCCGGGGCTGAACGACCGCGACGTGCCGGCCGTGCTTGAGCAGGCCGCCGCGTGCGGCGCGCAGGTCGCGACCTACACCGCCGTGCGCCTGCCCGGGACGGTGCGCGAGGTCTTCCTGGAGCGGCTGCGTGAGGCGCTGCCCGACGCCGCCGCACGGGTCGAGGCGCGCGTCCGCGACATGCGCGGCGGGCGCCTGAATGACAGCCGCTTTGGCTGTCGCATGAACGGGCAGGGCGTGTACTGGGAGAGCGTCGCGCGGCTGTTCGAGGTGACCGCCACACGGCTGGGGCTGAACGCCGGGCAGCGCTGGCGAAAAGCCTCGCCGGCGGTGAGGCCGGCAGTGAGGCAGTTGCCGCTATTCGAAGGGTAA
- a CDS encoding Triosephosphate isomerase has protein sequence MRRPLIAANWKMNLNLPQMRDLVKAIADAILARKLSDACDVALCPPSIYLFPMAKAVQGTAIRIGAQNLFQEKNGAFTGELSAEMVHETGAVFCILGHSERRHTIAHLEDDWMINRKARACRRAGLTPILCVGETISQRLAGETLDVLTFQLTAALIDNRPQKPDDLVVAYEPVWAIGTGQNATPQQAQEAHAHLRNTLRTLIGTAADGVRILYGGSVKPDNAAAIFTQPDVDGGLIGGASLKAESFIGIISAAASH, from the coding sequence ATGCGCCGTCCCCTAATCGCTGCCAACTGGAAAATGAACCTTAACCTGCCGCAGATGCGGGACTTGGTGAAAGCTATCGCAGACGCCATCCTGGCCCGCAAACTCTCGGACGCTTGCGACGTCGCGCTCTGCCCGCCGTCAATCTATCTCTTTCCGATGGCCAAGGCCGTCCAAGGCACGGCGATTCGGATCGGCGCACAGAATCTTTTCCAGGAAAAAAACGGAGCGTTCACCGGCGAGCTGTCGGCGGAGATGGTCCACGAGACCGGGGCGGTTTTCTGCATCCTGGGCCACAGCGAACGCCGGCACACGATCGCCCACCTCGAAGATGACTGGATGATCAACCGGAAGGCCCGCGCCTGCCGCAGGGCCGGCCTGACACCCATCCTCTGCGTCGGTGAGACGATAAGCCAGCGATTGGCAGGGGAAACACTGGACGTGCTGACGTTTCAGCTAACCGCCGCCCTGATCGACAATCGCCCGCAGAAGCCCGATGATCTGGTCGTCGCCTACGAACCGGTGTGGGCGATCGGGACCGGCCAGAACGCCACCCCGCAGCAGGCGCAGGAGGCTCACGCCCACCTGAGAAACACGCTCCGGACATTGATCGGCACGGCGGCGGACGGCGTCCGAATCCTCTACGGGGGGAGCGTCAAGCCGGATAACGCCGCAGCGATCTTCACGCAGCCCGACGTGGATGGCGGATTGATCGGCGGGGCGAGTTTGAAGGCGGAGAGTTTCATCGGGATCATTTCGGCCGCGGCGAGCCATTGA
- the rsbU_2 gene encoding Phosphoserine phosphatase RsbU, whose protein sequence is MILGSEIPASVTPAIRLREYYDLVRDLSIQSHPEDLLAAYRRRSQLVVPYDQFMSLSRRRMEPPHIRITRSTRWVEPIDPFREPERLPVVDTGILPELVYTGRPIKIDNLDLEPDDPAAPYFEGMHSLIAVPLFDHGDPLNMTILMREEPAAFTLDELSTFLLTANLIGRTTSHMVLTEDLRRTHDALRRAHDALDREFKAVGEIQRDLLPQETPEIADVRIATFYETSTRAGGDYYDFFDLGEGNWGFLIADVSGHGTPAAVVMARMHALLHSPLQDCPCNTSTPARVLQALNSRISQAMRPGNFVTAFFGVLDAKTRRMRYALAGHNPPRVLRRGAARPEPLEPTEGLPLGVVEPMLVTDNDVSFETGDRLVLYTDGITETFSTSGEMFDVPRLDAAIVAGRASADSLVCSVIEAVADHRGSTGKPADDRTLVAIAFD, encoded by the coding sequence ATGATTCTGGGTTCTGAGATTCCGGCTTCCGTCACGCCCGCGATCCGGCTGCGCGAATACTACGACCTCGTCCGCGACCTGAGCATACAGTCCCATCCGGAAGATCTTCTCGCGGCTTACCGGCGCCGCTCGCAGTTGGTCGTGCCCTACGACCAGTTCATGTCGCTCAGCCGGCGGCGCATGGAGCCGCCGCATATTCGCATTACCCGTTCGACCCGCTGGGTTGAGCCGATCGACCCTTTTCGCGAGCCGGAGCGGCTGCCGGTCGTCGATACCGGAATCCTGCCCGAGCTGGTCTACACCGGCCGGCCGATCAAGATCGACAATCTCGACCTCGAGCCGGATGACCCGGCGGCGCCCTATTTTGAAGGGATGCACTCGCTGATCGCGGTGCCGCTGTTTGACCACGGCGATCCCCTGAACATGACGATTCTGATGCGCGAGGAGCCGGCCGCGTTTACGCTGGACGAGCTTTCGACGTTCCTGCTGACCGCCAATCTCATCGGCCGCACCACTTCGCACATGGTGCTGACCGAGGATTTGCGGCGGACGCACGACGCGCTGCGGCGGGCGCACGACGCGCTGGATCGCGAATTCAAGGCAGTGGGTGAGATTCAGCGCGACCTGCTGCCCCAGGAAACGCCCGAGATCGCGGATGTTCGCATCGCGACGTTTTATGAAACCAGCACGCGGGCCGGGGGAGACTATTACGACTTCTTCGACCTGGGCGAAGGGAACTGGGGATTCCTGATCGCGGATGTGAGCGGCCACGGCACGCCCGCGGCGGTGGTCATGGCGCGAATGCACGCGCTGTTGCACTCGCCGCTTCAGGACTGCCCCTGCAATACAAGCACTCCGGCGCGCGTGCTCCAGGCGCTCAACTCCCGCATTTCGCAGGCCATGCGCCCGGGAAACTTCGTGACCGCGTTCTTCGGCGTGCTGGACGCCAAGACGCGGCGGATGCGCTACGCGCTGGCCGGGCACAATCCGCCGCGCGTGCTGCGGCGCGGTGCGGCGCGGCCTGAGCCCCTGGAGCCGACCGAGGGGTTGCCGCTGGGCGTGGTTGAGCCGATGCTGGTGACGGACAACGACGTGTCGTTTGAGACCGGCGACCGGCTCGTGCTTTACACCGACGGCATCACGGAGACCTTCAGCACGTCCGGGGAGATGTTCGACGTGCCGCGGCTTGATGCGGCGATTGTCGCGGGGCGCGCGTCGGCCGACTCGCTGGTGTGCAGCGTCATCGAGGCCGTCGCGGATCATCGCGGCTCCACGGGGAAACCCGCCGACGACCGAACGCTGGTGGCGATCGCCTTCGACTAG
- the ykfB gene encoding L-Ala-D/L-Glu epimerase, translating into MIGELRLRQLQIHRLGIPLRFAFEHAAATRRVADPVIIELTAAAPYAQHAGYGETLARPYVTGESAESVVADVQRVFVPRLRELSAGNFAETLEFIESLPFDDGGRVICAARAAVELALLDLAGRVFQRRPADLAGWLGLAGFGPPGALPAARYSGIVIGSRPAKLRRFLRIQRCYGLRDFKLKVAVDGWQERLRWAADVLRPAIDRQRATLRVDANGGWSPAEAHEAVELLDACGVCCLEQPFSEAHDGDLKWLAEQTSCDLMVDESLVTADDATRLIESGGVRVFNIRIAKQGGLLPALRMSRQALAAGLDVQLGCLVGETSLLSAAGIHFLRLCPKVRFVEGAFGRFLLRDDVTRRSIRFGYGGRVRAPAGFGLGVDVLPAKLGALRAAEAVNVALA; encoded by the coding sequence ATGATCGGAGAGCTTCGCCTGCGCCAGCTTCAAATTCACCGCCTCGGCATTCCGCTGCGCTTCGCGTTCGAGCACGCCGCCGCCACGCGCCGCGTCGCTGACCCGGTCATCATCGAACTGACAGCCGCCGCCCCGTACGCCCAGCACGCCGGCTACGGCGAGACGCTGGCGCGGCCCTACGTCACCGGCGAATCGGCCGAATCGGTCGTCGCCGACGTGCAGCGCGTCTTTGTTCCGCGGCTGCGCGAGCTGTCCGCGGGCAACTTCGCCGAAACGCTGGAGTTCATCGAGTCGCTGCCGTTCGATGACGGCGGGCGCGTGATCTGTGCCGCGCGGGCGGCCGTGGAGCTGGCGCTGCTCGACCTGGCGGGCCGCGTCTTTCAGCGGCGGCCCGCGGACCTGGCCGGCTGGCTCGGGCTGGCCGGCTTCGGACCGCCGGGCGCGCTGCCCGCGGCGCGCTACTCGGGAATCGTCATCGGCTCACGGCCCGCGAAGCTGCGGCGCTTCCTGCGCATCCAGCGCTGCTACGGCCTGCGCGATTTCAAGCTCAAGGTCGCCGTCGACGGCTGGCAGGAGCGATTGCGCTGGGCCGCGGATGTGCTGCGACCCGCCATCGACCGCCAGCGCGCCACGCTGCGCGTCGACGCCAACGGCGGTTGGTCGCCGGCCGAGGCGCACGAGGCCGTCGAGCTGCTCGACGCGTGCGGCGTGTGCTGCCTGGAGCAGCCTTTCTCGGAAGCCCACGACGGGGACCTGAAATGGCTGGCCGAGCAGACCTCGTGCGACCTGATGGTCGACGAGTCGCTGGTCACCGCGGATGACGCCACGCGCTTGATCGAGTCCGGCGGCGTGCGGGTCTTCAACATTCGAATCGCCAAGCAGGGGGGGCTGCTGCCGGCTCTTCGGATGTCGCGCCAGGCGCTGGCCGCCGGGCTGGATGTGCAGCTTGGCTGCCTGGTGGGGGAGACGAGCCTTCTCAGCGCGGCAGGCATTCACTTCCTGCGGCTCTGCCCCAAGGTGCGCTTCGTCGAGGGGGCGTTCGGCCGGTTTCTGCTGCGCGATGACGTAACGCGTCGCTCGATTCGCTTCGGTTACGGCGGCCGCGTTCGCGCGCCGGCCGGCTTCGGCCTGGGGGTGGACGTGCTGCCCGCGAAGCTGGGGGCGCTGCGGGCGGCGGAGGCGGTGAACGTGGCTCTGGCGTGA
- a CDS encoding Citrate transporter, translating into MLASASETLTPGQLVAAAPFILQLLAIAVLPLLSRTQHWWEHNRNKLMLGAALALLALATFYMRADGGRGAAAVGHVLHHALIDEYLPFMTLLASLYVIAGGIVVRGNIRPNPPANTCILAVGGLLASLIGTTGASMVLIRLLLRVNRERTHVAHTVVFFIFIVSNIGGTLLPIGDPPLFLGFLRGVPFFWTLSLLPQWLVMMIALLAIYYVWDTRVEKRETPAEKFAEEHKRFEPLRVFGLINVVWLLGVVAAVALLAPDKPVPGTAWSPPPHLREAVQVGLALASLATTPRGLRRENEFSYHAISEVAALFIGIFITMQAPLEMLHSLAPRLSELGFTHPWQYFWSSGVLSSLLDNAPTYLVFFETANQLTHQSGPGIIRLVTGDYIREDLLAAISCGAVFMGANTYIGNGPNFMVKAIAERGGVKMPSFFHYMLYAAAVLLPLYILLTALFFLH; encoded by the coding sequence ATGCTTGCTTCCGCCTCCGAGACGCTCACGCCCGGCCAGCTCGTCGCCGCGGCGCCGTTCATCCTCCAGCTTCTGGCGATCGCCGTTCTTCCGCTGCTGTCGCGAACGCAGCACTGGTGGGAGCACAATCGCAACAAGCTCATGCTGGGCGCCGCGCTCGCGCTGCTGGCGCTGGCGACGTTCTACATGCGAGCCGACGGCGGCCGCGGCGCCGCGGCCGTCGGCCACGTCCTGCATCACGCGCTGATCGACGAGTATCTCCCCTTCATGACGCTGCTCGCGTCGCTCTACGTCATCGCCGGCGGAATCGTCGTGCGCGGCAACATCCGCCCCAATCCGCCGGCCAACACCTGCATCCTCGCGGTCGGCGGGCTGCTCGCCAGCCTGATCGGCACCACCGGCGCCTCGATGGTCCTCATCCGGCTGCTGCTGCGCGTCAACCGCGAGCGCACGCACGTCGCGCACACCGTCGTCTTTTTCATCTTCATCGTCAGCAACATCGGCGGCACGCTCCTGCCCATCGGCGATCCGCCTCTTTTTCTGGGATTCCTGCGCGGTGTGCCCTTCTTCTGGACGTTGTCGCTGCTGCCGCAGTGGCTGGTGATGATGATCGCGCTCCTGGCGATCTACTATGTCTGGGACACGCGCGTTGAGAAGCGCGAGACGCCGGCCGAGAAATTTGCCGAGGAGCACAAGCGCTTTGAGCCGCTGCGCGTCTTCGGGCTGATCAACGTCGTCTGGCTGCTGGGCGTCGTGGCGGCGGTGGCGCTGCTGGCGCCCGACAAGCCGGTGCCGGGCACGGCCTGGTCGCCGCCGCCGCACCTGCGCGAGGCGGTGCAGGTCGGCCTGGCGCTGGCGTCGCTGGCGACGACGCCGCGCGGCTTGCGGCGCGAAAACGAGTTCAGCTACCACGCCATCAGCGAGGTCGCGGCGCTCTTCATCGGCATCTTCATCACCATGCAGGCGCCGCTCGAAATGCTGCACAGCCTGGCCCCGAGGCTGAGCGAGCTGGGCTTCACTCATCCGTGGCAGTATTTCTGGTCTTCGGGTGTTCTCAGCAGCCTGCTCGACAACGCCCCGACCTACCTCGTGTTTTTCGAGACGGCCAACCAGCTTACGCATCAGAGCGGTCCGGGAATCATCCGGCTCGTCACGGGCGACTATATCCGCGAGGACCTGCTGGCGGCGATCAGTTGCGGCGCGGTCTTCATGGGGGCCAACACCTACATCGGCAACGGCCCGAACTTCATGGTCAAGGCAATTGCCGAGCGCGGCGGCGTGAAGATGCCGTCGTTCTTCCACTACATGCTCTACGCCGCGGCGGTGCTGCTGCCCCTGTACATCCTGCTCACCGCGCTCTTCTTCCTTCATTAG
- the greA gene encoding Transcription elongation factor GreA, whose product MPQTQLLELAKSGNIEAFEARCLELITSGALHLADLVKPFQQLQKSKQTERAGALAQVVLENVDAAADPRAALHIARAAWVASPKDEKTRQLVVDLLTRCYADRPGFALVLEGSGITTGRAPRSALKYIDYCFDLKPGDVLHSRMDDRVVEVHEVDPGGGIVVIRRDARLTTLPVAELAREYDQIDPDDFRVLQQLRPERLNHLLNADPAALVIGLIRAHGRPLDADTLRAELVPKVIKAAQWSKWWTSTRSVLKRNPHVAMEGRSPVVLTYSEEAQTIEDDTWAQFEAQSDPDKWQATIESYFREKQKHNETADAALLQRVHDHLFKYAQSIRTKRAAEAVCCGLVIDRLAGMGLPATPESRGLAAQMLREAREPTALIRNFEDDAFWEGALLLLPTARPDDYVDHFIALIASAPAARLDTLVGAALKAGRADAVQAVVDASMADLVRSPEVIYWLWKGPKSRDGLKLPSSPELLIVILEKLSALLKHAGPPTEAVKQFRARIKAALSLKDFAQVRSCFEKIGGSAAITVRRQLERLEGLGDNAPYRMLDILREIHPELWIVKQERIERWSEENTLWCTADGLKKRTAERDAIVNVEMRDNARRIGEAASLGDLSENSEYKFALEERDLLRARLARVNEELSVAQTFQADDVPEDHVGIGSRVLLRNTASAETREMTMFGPFEADVERGIFSYKAPFCQKLMGLKVGERAAIPFDGRDQEFEIVQIENGMRSA is encoded by the coding sequence ATGCCCCAGACACAACTTCTCGAGCTGGCAAAGTCCGGCAACATCGAAGCGTTCGAGGCCCGCTGCCTGGAGCTCATCACGAGCGGGGCGCTCCACCTGGCGGATCTGGTCAAGCCCTTCCAGCAACTGCAGAAATCAAAACAGACCGAACGCGCCGGCGCCCTGGCGCAGGTCGTTCTTGAGAATGTCGACGCCGCCGCCGACCCCCGTGCCGCGCTGCATATCGCGCGGGCGGCGTGGGTCGCGTCGCCTAAGGACGAAAAAACGCGCCAGCTCGTGGTCGATCTGCTCACGCGCTGCTACGCGGACCGCCCGGGTTTCGCGCTCGTGCTCGAAGGCTCGGGCATCACCACCGGCCGCGCCCCGCGATCCGCGCTCAAGTACATCGACTACTGTTTCGACCTCAAGCCCGGCGACGTGCTGCACAGCCGCATGGACGATCGCGTGGTCGAAGTGCACGAGGTCGATCCCGGCGGCGGAATCGTCGTCATTCGCCGCGACGCCCGGCTGACGACGCTGCCGGTGGCCGAGCTGGCGCGCGAGTATGACCAGATCGACCCGGATGATTTCCGCGTGCTCCAGCAGCTTCGGCCCGAGCGGTTGAACCACCTGTTGAACGCGGACCCGGCGGCGCTGGTGATCGGCCTGATCCGCGCCCACGGCCGCCCGCTGGACGCGGACACGTTGCGGGCCGAGCTGGTGCCGAAAGTCATCAAGGCGGCCCAGTGGTCGAAATGGTGGACCAGCACGCGCTCGGTGCTGAAGCGCAATCCGCACGTCGCCATGGAGGGCCGCTCGCCGGTGGTGCTCACCTACTCCGAAGAGGCCCAGACGATCGAGGACGACACGTGGGCGCAGTTCGAGGCGCAGAGCGACCCGGACAAGTGGCAGGCCACGATCGAGAGCTACTTCCGCGAAAAACAGAAGCACAACGAAACGGCGGACGCGGCCCTGCTGCAGCGCGTGCACGACCATCTCTTCAAATATGCGCAGTCCATCCGCACCAAGCGCGCCGCCGAGGCCGTCTGCTGCGGGCTGGTCATCGACCGCTTAGCCGGCATGGGATTGCCCGCCACGCCCGAAAGCCGCGGACTGGCGGCCCAGATGCTGCGCGAGGCGCGCGAGCCGACGGCGCTGATCCGCAACTTTGAGGACGACGCGTTCTGGGAAGGGGCGCTGCTGCTGCTGCCGACGGCGCGGCCCGATGACTACGTGGATCATTTCATCGCCCTGATCGCCTCGGCGCCGGCCGCCCGGCTCGACACGCTGGTGGGCGCCGCGCTCAAGGCCGGCCGGGCCGACGCGGTGCAGGCGGTCGTCGACGCGTCGATGGCCGACCTGGTCCGCAGCCCGGAAGTGATCTACTGGCTCTGGAAAGGGCCCAAGTCGCGCGACGGGCTGAAGCTGCCCTCGTCGCCCGAGCTGCTGATCGTCATACTCGAGAAGCTCTCGGCGTTGCTCAAGCACGCCGGTCCGCCGACCGAGGCGGTCAAGCAGTTCCGCGCCCGCATCAAGGCGGCGCTGTCGCTCAAGGATTTCGCCCAGGTGCGGAGCTGTTTCGAGAAGATCGGCGGCAGCGCGGCGATCACCGTGCGCCGCCAGCTCGAGCGTCTCGAAGGCCTGGGGGACAACGCGCCTTACCGCATGCTCGACATCCTGCGCGAAATCCACCCCGAGCTGTGGATCGTCAAGCAGGAGCGCATCGAGCGCTGGTCGGAAGAAAACACCCTCTGGTGCACCGCCGATGGCCTCAAGAAACGCACCGCGGAACGCGACGCCATCGTCAACGTCGAAATGCGCGACAACGCCCGCCGCATCGGCGAAGCGGCGTCGCTGGGCGACCTGAGCGAGAACTCAGAGTACAAGTTCGCGCTGGAAGAGCGCGACCTGCTGCGGGCGCGCCTGGCGCGCGTGAACGAGGAGCTTTCCGTCGCGCAGACCTTCCAGGCCGACGACGTTCCGGAAGATCACGTCGGCATCGGCTCGCGCGTGCTGCTGCGAAACACCGCCAGCGCCGAGACGCGCGAGATGACGATGTTCGGGCCGTTCGAGGCGGACGTGGAGCGCGGCATCTTCAGCTACAAGGCGCCCTTCTGCCAGAAGCTGATGGGCCTGAAGGTCGGCGAGCGGGCAGCCATCCCCTTCGACGGGCGCGACCAGGAATTCGAGATCGTCCAGATTGAAAACGGCATGCGCAGCGCGTAG
- the rplL gene encoding 50S ribosomal protein L7/L12, producing the protein MAEAGIMEIGDKIAGLTLMQAKDLVDYLKDKYGIEPAAGGAVMMAAPAGGGAAAAPVEEKTEFNVIIKDGGANKLQVIKVVRAARGDLGLKEAKALVDTAPKPLLENANKADAEKWKKELETAGATVVIE; encoded by the coding sequence ATGGCTGAAGCCGGAATCATGGAAATCGGCGACAAAATCGCCGGCCTGACGCTCATGCAGGCCAAGGACCTCGTGGACTATTTGAAGGACAAGTACGGCATCGAGCCGGCGGCCGGCGGCGCGGTCATGATGGCCGCCCCGGCGGGCGGCGGGGCGGCGGCCGCGCCGGTCGAGGAAAAGACCGAGTTCAACGTCATCATCAAGGACGGCGGCGCCAACAAGCTGCAGGTGATCAAGGTCGTTCGGGCGGCGCGTGGCGACCTGGGACTGAAGGAAGCCAAGGCACTGGTCGACACCGCTCCGAAGCCGCTGCTCGAAAACGCCAACAAGGCCGACGCCGAGAAATGGAAGAAGGAGCTGGAAACGGCCGGCGCGACGGTCGTGATCGAGTAG
- the rplJ gene encoding 50S ribosomal protein L10 produces MSKPVKSLMTQELQGRYAALDSAVWVDVVGIDGLSTNEFRRSLHSKKMKLEVVKTALFRRAVADTPMARLGDALTGPVGLITGGDSPIEVAKLLDDWAPKLKTLKLRGALLEGEYIGEPQVGQLSKMPTKRDMQGRVAGCARSPGANLAAAIKSGGGRVAGCLKALIEKLEKQEAPAA; encoded by the coding sequence ATGAGCAAACCGGTCAAAAGTCTGATGACGCAGGAGCTACAGGGCCGCTACGCGGCGCTGGACAGCGCCGTCTGGGTCGACGTGGTGGGCATCGACGGTCTTTCAACCAACGAATTCCGCCGCAGCCTGCACTCCAAGAAGATGAAACTGGAGGTCGTGAAGACGGCCCTGTTCCGGCGGGCGGTAGCGGACACGCCGATGGCGCGGCTGGGCGATGCTCTGACGGGTCCGGTCGGGCTGATCACCGGCGGCGACTCGCCCATCGAAGTGGCCAAGCTGCTCGACGATTGGGCGCCGAAACTCAAAACGCTGAAGCTCCGCGGCGCGCTGCTGGAAGGCGAGTACATCGGCGAACCGCAGGTGGGGCAGCTTTCGAAGATGCCCACCAAGCGCGACATGCAGGGCCGGGTCGCAGGCTGCGCTCGCTCGCCGGGGGCGAACCTGGCCGCGGCGATCAAGTCGGGCGGCGGCCGCGTGGCCGGCTGCCTGAAGGCGCTGATCGAAAAACTGGAGAAACAGGAAGCCCCGGCGGCGTAA
- the rplA gene encoding 50S ribosomal protein L1: MRFRSKRYKKDAEKAVETALPVPEAVKKLKSFSRAKFDQTVDIVLHLGIDPKQADQMIRGSVSLPKGIGKSKKVIAFCNESDAAACKANGAIEAGADELIDKVNKGWADFDVAIAHPSLMGKVGKLGKVLGPQGKMPSPKGGTVTADVATAVKEYAAGKVEFRNDTGGNVHAVVGKLSFSDEDLRDNVQAFISHIQHMRPASAKGHYVKKICISATMTPGVQIAFEQQAAAE; encoded by the coding sequence ATGCGATTTCGCAGCAAGCGATACAAGAAAGACGCCGAAAAGGCCGTCGAAACGGCGCTTCCGGTCCCGGAAGCCGTGAAGAAGCTCAAGTCCTTCTCAAGGGCCAAGTTCGACCAGACCGTGGACATCGTTCTGCACCTGGGCATCGACCCGAAGCAGGCCGATCAGATGATCCGCGGCTCGGTCAGCCTGCCCAAGGGCATCGGCAAGAGCAAGAAGGTCATCGCCTTCTGCAACGAGTCGGACGCGGCGGCGTGCAAGGCCAACGGTGCGATCGAGGCCGGGGCCGATGAGCTGATTGACAAGGTCAATAAGGGCTGGGCGGATTTCGACGTGGCCATCGCCCATCCGTCGCTGATGGGCAAGGTCGGAAAGCTCGGAAAGGTGCTTGGCCCGCAGGGCAAGATGCCTTCGCCCAAGGGCGGCACCGTGACGGCGGATGTCGCGACCGCGGTCAAAGAATACGCCGCGGGCAAGGTTGAGTTTCGCAATGACACCGGCGGCAACGTGCACGCGGTGGTGGGCAAGCTGAGCTTTTCAGACGAAGACCTGCGCGACAATGTCCAGGCCTTCATCAGCCACATTCAGCACATGCGGCCGGCGTCGGCCAAGGGCCACTACGTCAAGAAAATCTGCATCAGCGCGACCATGACGCCCGGCGTTCAGATCGCGTTTGAGCAGCAGGCGGCAGCGGAGTAA
- the rplK gene encoding 50S ribosomal protein L11 yields MAKVVTAKIKLQAPGGKATPAPPVGPALGQHGVNIGQFVTQFNNATKHMDGITCPVEITVYKDKSFDFVVKSPPASVLLVKAAKPLDASQAIVEKGSGVPNRTKVGRVTHADVRKIAETKMKDLNAFEVDAAMRIVAGTARSMGIEIVD; encoded by the coding sequence ATGGCGAAAGTCGTCACAGCGAAAATCAAGCTCCAGGCCCCGGGCGGCAAGGCTACGCCGGCGCCGCCGGTGGGTCCGGCGCTGGGTCAGCATGGCGTGAACATCGGTCAGTTCGTGACCCAGTTCAACAACGCCACCAAGCACATGGACGGGATCACCTGCCCGGTCGAGATCACGGTCTACAAGGACAAGAGCTTCGACTTCGTCGTGAAGAGCCCGCCGGCGTCGGTGCTGCTGGTGAAGGCGGCCAAGCCGCTCGATGCATCGCAGGCGATCGTGGAGAAGGGCTCGGGCGTGCCGAATCGCACCAAGGTCGGCCGCGTGACCCATGCGGACGTGAGGAAGATCGCCGAAACCAAGATGAAAGATTTGAACGCGTTTGAGGTCGATGCGGCCATGCGGATCGTGGCCGGGACGGCGCGGTCGATGGGGATTGAGATCGTGGACTAA